Proteins encoded by one window of Tissierellales bacterium:
- a CDS encoding DUF2383 domain-containing protein, translating into MSNNSETKKALNELLQGEYMAVDSFNNFISRLEDENAIECLKEVQKQHRENIDKLASYIQDIGGQPDENIGMKGKMGEMMLNMELGSETDMSEIIEKAIEGETKGVNMAEKVLRGALDDRSRNIAGVILEEDRKSIEKLKSLFKNIEEPN; encoded by the coding sequence ATGTCAAATAACTCAGAAACAAAAAAGGCACTTAATGAATTATTACAAGGGGAATACATGGCAGTAGATAGTTTTAATAATTTCATATCTAGACTAGAAGATGAAAATGCTATAGAGTGTTTAAAAGAAGTTCAAAAGCAGCATAGAGAAAATATTGATAAATTAGCAAGTTATATACAAGATATAGGAGGACAGCCAGACGAAAATATTGGAATGAAAGGTAAAATGGGTGAAATGATGCTCAATATGGAGTTAGGGTCAGAAACAGATATGAGTGAAATTATTGAAAAGGCTATTGAAGGAGAAACCAAGGGAGTTAATATGGCGGAAAAAGTTTTGAGGGGAGCTTTAGATGATAGGTCCAGAAATATAGCAGGTGTAATACTAGAAGAAGATAGAAAGTCTATCGAGAAGCTGAAGAGTTTATTTAAAAATATTGAAGAGCCTAATTAA